From a single Silene latifolia isolate original U9 population chromosome 6, ASM4854445v1, whole genome shotgun sequence genomic region:
- the LOC141586362 gene encoding GATA transcription factor 25, translating to MYSQETHHPHPHTHQQQQNQLNIAQSPKPNQQEDDTFGDENNEVEEQYESSHHHHQSCFDDGLTIEADSGYGVGVDYGVTRFPADDNQLTLSFQGQVFVFDSVTPDKVQAVLLLLGGNTQSPGTTFPPAPHTPQQLPHLNQRGIMEYAKRCSQPQREASLNRFRQKRKERCFEKKIRYDVRQEVALKMQRKKGQFTSRKSDESTGCNGQDSVLDESQLETSCTHCSISSKLTPMMRRGPHGPRTLCNACGLFWANKGVLRDLSKKHDPSQLSSELDGASSYRATALIAEPKSVNLGEGENSKLIAQH from the exons ATGTACAGTCAAGAAacgcatcatcctcatcctcatacTCATCAACAGCAGCAGAATCAATTGAACATCGCTCAATCCCCCAAACCTAATCAACAAGAAGATGACACATTTGGGGATGAAAACAACGAGGTTGAAGAACAATACGAATCGTCGCATCATCACCATCAAAGTTGTTTCGATGATGGTTTAACTATTGAAGCTGATTCTGGGTATGGCGTCGGAGTTGATTATGGTGTTACTCGATTCCCGGCGGATGATAATCAGCTTACTTTGTCGTTTCAAGGGCAGGTTTTTGTGTTCGATTCCGTTACTCCGGATAAG GTTCAAGCAGTACTATTGCTTCTGGGTGGCAACACACAGTCTCCCGGCACCACTTTTCCTCCAGCTCCACACACTCCTCAACAACTACCCCATTTGAATCAgcgg GGTATCATGGAATATGCTAAACGCTGTAGTCAACCTCAGCGAGAGGCTTCGTTAAATAGATTCCGCCAGAAGAGGAAAGAACGCTGCTTTGAAAAGAAAATTAGATATGATGTCCGACAAGAAGTAGCACTTAA GATGCAGCGCAAAAAAGGACAATTTACGTCAAGGAAATCGGATGAATCTACTGGTTGTAATGGTCAAGATTCAGTCCTCGATGAGTCACAATTAGAAACGTC ATGTACTCATTGCAGTATCAGCTCAAAATTGACCCCTATGATGCGGCGTGGACCACATGGGCCTAGGACTCTATGCAATGCCTGTGGACTTTTCTGGGCAAACAAG GGTGTTTTGAGGGATCTTTCGAAGAAACATGATCCCTCTCAGTTATCAAGTGAACTG GATGGTGCTTCCTCGTATAGAGCAACTGCTTTAATCGCAGAACCAAAGTCTGTCAATTTAGGAGAaggtgaaaattcaaaattaatAGCGCAACACTAG